A window of Diabrotica virgifera virgifera chromosome 9, PGI_DIABVI_V3a contains these coding sequences:
- the LOC114324882 gene encoding 60S ribosomal protein L23-like has product MFKRGRGGSAGAKFRISLALPVGAVTNCADNTGAKNLYVSAVQDIGGRLNRLPAAGSGGMIVATVKKDKPELRKKSCPQ; this is encoded by the coding sequence ATGTTCAAGAGAGGACGTGGTGGTTCCGCGGGAGCAAAGTTTAGGATCTCCCTTGCTCTTCCTGTAGGAGCAGTAACTAATTGTGCAGATAACACAGGAGCAAAGAATTTATATGTTAGCGCTGTACAAGATATTGGTGGACGACTTAACCGTCTGCCAGCTGCAGGATCTGGGGGCATGATTGTAGCCACAGTCAAAAAGGATAAACCAGAACTCAGGAAAAAGTCATGCCCGCAGTAG